A section of the Cytophagales bacterium genome encodes:
- a CDS encoding helix-turn-helix transcriptional regulator, whose product MKETFGEYIHKLRVEHGLTLTKLAAALDIDQSTLSKIENQKRNVHEVILPKLAKVFKLDIKTLEREFYSEKIAEIIYQAPDSEQLLMLAEEKAKYFKSKKAKQGNLKF is encoded by the coding sequence ATGAAAGAAACCTTTGGAGAATACATTCACAAGTTACGAGTTGAGCACGGACTAACTCTGACAAAACTTGCTGCTGCACTTGATATTGACCAATCCACCCTTTCAAAAATTGAAAACCAAAAAAGGAATGTTCATGAAGTCATATTACCAAAATTGGCGAAGGTTTTCAAATTAGATATTAAGACGCTTGAAAGAGAATTTTACAGTGAAAAAATTGCAGAAATCATATATCAAGCACCAGATTCTGAACAACTTTTAATGCTTGCGGAAGAAAAAGCAAAATATTTCAAATCCAAGAAAGCGAAACAGGGAAATTTAAAATTTTAG
- a CDS encoding site-specific DNA-methyltransferase — protein MKNGIEKYLNKVIQGDCLEVMKGIPDKSIDMILCDLPYGTTQNKWDSVIDLDLLWQHYERVIKDDGVIALTAQGLFTAKLIMSNEKLFKYKIVWIKSKSTNFLNAKKQPLRKHEDICVFYKKQPTYNAQMTNGEAYDKGIRKDQYTGSYGDFKPRHVKSNGERYPNDIVCYEEQPIDDFVYVKTAESEGPVLHPTQKPIELGRYLVKTFTKPGDVILDNACGSGSFLLSAILENRQFIGIEKNEDVMLHKVKPVDYIKICTDRIENTLKRKEIEQATLKLFSEPIVKYHTLNYEKKRERLGGTAY, from the coding sequence ATGAAAAACGGAATAGAGAAATATTTAAACAAAGTAATACAAGGTGACTGCCTTGAGGTAATGAAGGGTATTCCGGACAAAAGTATTGATATGATACTTTGTGATTTACCTTATGGAACGACCCAAAATAAATGGGACTCTGTAATTGACTTGGACTTGCTATGGCAACATTATGAGAGAGTGATTAAAGATGATGGAGTGATTGCCCTCACGGCACAAGGTCTGTTTACTGCGAAACTTATCATGAGTAACGAAAAGTTGTTTAAGTATAAAATTGTTTGGATAAAATCAAAATCCACGAATTTCCTGAACGCCAAAAAGCAACCGCTTAGAAAACATGAAGACATTTGTGTTTTCTACAAAAAGCAGCCAACGTATAACGCTCAAATGACTAATGGTGAAGCTTATGACAAAGGCATAAGAAAAGACCAATATACTGGTAGCTACGGAGACTTTAAACCGAGACACGTAAAGAGCAACGGTGAAAGGTATCCGAATGACATCGTTTGTTATGAGGAACAGCCCATTGACGATTTTGTCTATGTTAAAACAGCAGAATCGGAAGGACCCGTTTTGCACCCGACACAAAAACCCATTGAATTAGGAAGATATTTAGTTAAAACCTTCACTAAACCCGGAGATGTTATTCTCGATAACGCTTGTGGAAGTGGAAGTTTCTTGCTTTCTGCAATACTTGAAAACCGGCAATTTATAGGAATTGAAAAAAACGAAGATGTTATGCTTCACAAGGTTAAACCAGTTGATTACATAAAAATATGTACCGACAGAATAGAAAATACCCTTAAAAGAAAAGAAATTGAGCAAGCCACATTAAAGTTGTTCAGTGAGCCAATCGTAAAATACCACACATTAAATTATGAAAAGAAACGAGAGAGATTGGGCGGGACAGCTTATTAG